The Deltaproteobacteria bacterium genome window below encodes:
- a CDS encoding TrmB family transcriptional regulator, which produces MADDHLIEVLGSVGFKLNEARAYVALLRAGASTGYEVSRDAGVPRSAVYGVLRGLVAQGVARRDAGPPERFSATPPKALDGLLRRRFDGATAALREAIAQLDVSPDAPDAFTVAGYDRILDEASRIIAGARKVVVASGWPRELSRLAPALAAAERRRVFTVLFSHARLPDELAGLRFGYGLAERDLETFWSHRLVVVADDKTSLLGATENARSDRAVVSETAAIAEIAVSQVSLDITLLAQRHGIDVTDVMAKMLGDRVGRLDSLLAAHASPQLGDALAPTPRPRAGKGARPRGTRQGT; this is translated from the coding sequence ATGGCCGACGACCACTTGATCGAGGTGCTCGGAAGCGTCGGCTTCAAGCTCAATGAAGCCCGCGCCTATGTCGCGCTGCTGCGCGCCGGCGCCAGCACCGGCTACGAGGTGAGTCGCGACGCCGGCGTGCCCCGCTCGGCGGTGTACGGCGTGCTGCGGGGGCTGGTCGCCCAAGGCGTCGCGCGACGCGACGCGGGGCCGCCCGAGCGCTTCAGCGCGACCCCGCCCAAGGCGCTCGATGGCCTGCTCCGGCGCCGCTTCGACGGCGCGACCGCGGCGCTGCGCGAGGCCATCGCACAGCTCGACGTGAGCCCCGACGCGCCCGACGCGTTCACGGTCGCGGGCTACGACCGCATCCTCGACGAGGCCTCACGCATCATCGCGGGCGCGCGCAAGGTGGTGGTCGCCAGCGGCTGGCCACGCGAACTCTCGCGGCTGGCGCCCGCGCTCGCAGCCGCCGAACGACGGCGCGTGTTCACGGTGCTGTTCTCCCACGCGCGGCTGCCCGACGAGCTGGCGGGCCTGCGCTTCGGCTACGGGCTGGCCGAGCGCGACCTCGAGACCTTCTGGTCGCACCGGCTGGTGGTGGTCGCCGACGACAAGACCAGCCTGCTCGGTGCCACCGAGAACGCGCGCTCGGACCGCGCGGTCGTGAGCGAGACCGCCGCGATCGCCGAGATTGCCGTCAGTCAGGTCTCGCTCGACATCACCCTGCTCGCGCAGCGCCACGGCATCGACGTCACCGACGTGATGGCCAAGATGCTCGGCGATCGCGTGGGTCGGCTGGACTCGCTGCTCGCGGCCCACGCGAGCCCGCAGCTGGGCGACGCGCTGGCCCCCACCCCGCGTCCCCGCGCGGGCAAGGGCGCGCGGCCCCGCGGCACGCGTCAGGGCACGTAG
- a CDS encoding GAF domain-containing sensor histidine kinase, which translates to MTMPGHSRRVAYETARLALARVHLDTAGDLAAVAARATRICAEALQVARVGIWVFDDDGTLRCVALHDREQGPQGGGTALAPATLPRYRAALDTCRVLVADDARLHPATAELTAGYLEPHGIGALLDAPVFRDGHLYGVLCHEHVGGARRWTHAEAEFASAAAEVVALVFAQAERARAEAELREQSNRARDLERLLEVRRLARNVAHDFNNVMTSAMMLTASLEPGDLATAQRELSEVLEIGRKLAAELLRFAGPREGATPAGTQGALAGIRALGPVLSLLLRPRAQLVIDVAGDDLAIGLAPLELEQVVLNLCVNARDAISTQGQVSLHARGGTALELEIRDDGVGMDDAVKQHLFEPYFTTKSEGNGMGLVLVLDLVRRAGGTLQIDSAPGRGTTVRVTLPRAP; encoded by the coding sequence GTGACGATGCCGGGACACTCGCGCCGCGTCGCGTACGAGACCGCCCGCCTCGCGCTGGCGCGCGTGCACCTCGACACCGCGGGTGACCTCGCGGCCGTTGCCGCCCGTGCCACCCGCATCTGCGCCGAGGCCCTGCAGGTGGCCCGCGTCGGGATCTGGGTGTTCGACGACGACGGCACGCTGCGTTGCGTCGCGCTGCACGATCGCGAGCAGGGCCCCCAGGGCGGCGGCACGGCCCTGGCCCCCGCGACCCTGCCCCGCTACCGCGCCGCGCTCGACACCTGCCGCGTGCTGGTGGCCGACGACGCCCGCCTGCACCCGGCGACCGCCGAGCTCACCGCGGGCTACCTCGAGCCCCACGGCATCGGTGCGCTGCTCGACGCGCCGGTGTTCCGCGACGGGCACCTCTACGGCGTGCTGTGCCACGAACACGTCGGCGGCGCGCGTCGCTGGACCCACGCCGAGGCCGAGTTCGCGTCGGCGGCGGCCGAGGTGGTCGCGCTGGTGTTCGCACAGGCCGAGCGCGCCCGTGCCGAGGCCGAGCTGCGCGAGCAGAGCAACCGCGCCCGCGATCTCGAGCGACTGCTCGAGGTCCGCCGGCTCGCGCGCAACGTCGCCCACGACTTCAACAACGTGATGACCTCCGCGATGATGCTGACGGCCTCGCTCGAGCCCGGCGATCTCGCGACCGCGCAGCGCGAGCTGTCCGAGGTGCTCGAGATCGGCCGCAAGCTCGCCGCCGAGCTGCTGCGTTTCGCGGGCCCGCGCGAGGGCGCCACGCCGGCGGGCACCCAGGGCGCGCTGGCGGGCATCCGCGCGCTCGGTCCGGTGCTGTCGCTCCTGTTGCGACCGCGCGCGCAGCTCGTGATCGACGTGGCGGGCGACGACCTCGCGATCGGGCTGGCGCCGCTCGAGCTCGAGCAGGTCGTGCTCAACCTCTGCGTCAACGCCCGCGACGCGATCTCCACCCAGGGCCAGGTGTCCCTGCACGCGCGCGGCGGCACCGCGCTCGAGCTGGAGATCCGCGACGACGGCGTCGGCATGGACGACGCCGTCAAGCAGCACCTCTTCGAGCCCTACTTCACGACCAAGTCCGAGGGCAACGGCATGGGCCTGGTGTTGGTGCTCGACCTGGTGCGCAGGGCCGGCGGCACGCTGCAGATCGACAGTGCGCCCGGCCGCGGTACCACGGT